Proteins found in one Scardovia inopinata JCM 12537 genomic segment:
- a CDS encoding metallopeptidase family protein: protein MYGLHLPSYATKAGVFDSLVAAQLKRLSRGWPDLIESTECAVEDVPPSDPLPWEEKIIQFSASFPASHGQKARIVLYRLPLQSAASSLFQLEYLIHDELVRQLAEINGWDPQDIDPYPLI from the coding sequence ATGTATGGTCTTCATCTCCCCTCTTATGCTACAAAAGCAGGTGTCTTTGACTCTCTGGTAGCTGCACAGCTTAAACGCCTGTCCCGAGGGTGGCCCGATCTGATAGAGTCGACTGAGTGCGCCGTTGAAGATGTTCCTCCATCCGACCCCCTGCCCTGGGAAGAGAAAATAATTCAGTTTTCTGCCTCTTTCCCCGCTTCTCATGGTCAAAAAGCCAGGATAGTCCTTTACCGACTACCTCTTCAGTCTGCAGCAAGCTCTCTTTTCCAGTTGGAATATCTGATTCACGACGAGCTGGTCCGCCAGTTGGCCGAGATAAATGGTTGGGATCCACAGGATATAGATCCCTACCCTCTCATTTAG